CATATTGGCTCCTTTTCCGCCAAGCAGCATTTTCATTTCCGAATTTCCTTCCTCAAAAAGATAAACGTACTTGTTACTCACGGCTTTCCCTCCTGAATTATATATTTGAAAAGCTTGCCTCTCCTTTTACATCCTCACAATAGCACTATGCTAAGATTTTTTCAACTTATCTAATTTAATTTAGTCTGTTTAAAACCGCATTATGTTCATCCATTATTTCCTTCGGCAATTTATCTCCGATTTTTTCCAGAAAGGGCAACTGTCCGTTTAATTCTTCTTTCCAAACTTCCCGGTCAACACTTAACAGGGATTCAATGGTCCCGGCAGGTAAATCCAATCCTTCCAGGTTGAGAGCGTCAACTGTCGGAATATAGCCAATAGGAGTCTTGACGGCCTCGCTTTCACCTTCACAACGGGATATTATCCAGTTTAATACCCGTAAGTTTTCACCAAACCCGGGCCAGAGGAATTTACCTTGTTTATTTGTGCGGAACCAGTTAACGTGGAAAATCTTTGGCGGGCAGGGGATCCTTTTACCCATTTCCAGCCAGTGGCGCCAATAGTCGCCCATGTGGTAGCCGCAGAAAGGGAGCATAGCCATGGGGTCACGGCGCACGACGCCAACTTCTCCCGTATCGGCCGCGGTAGTTTCCGAGGCGATGGTAGCGCCTACGAACACCCCGTGCTGCCAGTCAAATGACTGGTAAACCAGGGGAGCGACTTTAGCCCGCCGTCCGCCAAAGATCAACGCGGTGATTGGCACTCCCTCCGGATTTCGCCACTCTGGCGAAATTGAAGGGCACTGGCTGGCGGGAGCAGTGAAACGGGAGTTCGGATGCGCTCCGACGGTTCCGCTGTCAGGCGTCCAGGGATCGCCCTTCCAGTCTATCCCGTACGCCGGCGGCTCCTGATCCAGCCCCTCCCACCATATAGTACCGTCAGGTCCCTCAAGCACGTTTGTGTATATAGTGTTTTTCGAGGCGGCAATCAGAGCATTCGGGTTAGTTTTTGAACTTGTTCCAGGTACAACTCCGAAAAAACCTGTTTCGGGATTCATAGCCCACAATCGGCCATCTTCCCCAATCCGCATCCACGCGATGTCGTCGCCAACCGTCCAGGTTTTATAACCTTTTAGAGCCGGAGGGGGGACAAGCATCGCCAGATTAGTTTTTCCGCAGGCGCTTGGGAAAGCCGCAGCGACATAGGATACTTTACCCTGCGGGTTTTCCACACCGAGGATCAACATGTGTTCGGCCAGCCAGCCTTCATGCCGCGCCATATTGCTCGCTATGCGCAGAGAAAAGCATTTTTTCCCCAAAAGCACATTGCCGCCGTATCCGGAACCGACACTCCAAATGGTGTTATCCTCAGGGAAGTGCATAATATAACGTCTTTCAGGATTCAGATCGGCTTTTGAGTGAAGTCCTTTGACAAAGGAGCCGGAATCCCCAAGCTGTTCCATCGCTGCTTTACCCATCGTTGTCATAATTCTCATATTTAAAACCACATAAATACTATCAGTTAATTCTATACCAACTTTACTGAAAGGTGAACCCATTGGACCCATAATATAGGGTATAACATACATAGTTCTCCCCCGCATGGAGCCGTCAAAGATCCTCCCCGCCTTTTCGTAGGCTTCTTCCGGCGCCATCCAGTTGTTAGTAGGCCCGGCATCTTCTTTATTCCTGGAACAAATAAAGGTAAGGTGCTCCACTCTGGCAACGTCATTTTTCGCTGTTCTGTGAAATAAACAACCAGGATATTTTTCTTGATTCAGATATTTTATTTCCCCTGTGCTGACAGCTTCCTGGGTCAATCTGATTCTTTCTTCGTCAGACCCGTCAAGCCAGACAATTTTGTCCGGTTTGGTGAGCTTGGCCATTTCTTCAACCCATTGTGTTACCGCCTTGTTTTTATACATGCTGAATCTCCGTTCCATGAAGAAGATTTTTCAAACGAACCCACCGGACAACCGGTGTATTTAAAGGCCGCTAATAGTATTCTAAACTCGCTGTCTGATTTCTTTGAGTCTTTCCCAGGTGTCGTCGCCGCAAAAGCGCATGCAGGTGCCGAAGGATGCGCCGCCCCACATTTAAAACTTTTATCTCCCCTCTCACATATTTATTTACCTGAAAGGGTCACTGCCTTGCTGGCATAATCACCCCTTTATGCGATATTATTCTATCACGCAAAAAAGATTCCAAACAATATCTAATAAAAATAGTCGGAAATATTAGTTAACATATATTTTATCCATAAAAATAAAATTCCCATGATATATGGGAATTAAACAAGATATATAGAATTTTGGAATATAAATTGTACTACATGATTATGTTGTTTATAGATTATTCAGGCCGGGGGTAGAAAATCATGCAATTGTTCGGCGACCTCACGTTTATAATGTCACTGCTGCAAATCATTGTGATAGATCTGGTTTTGAGCGGGGACAATGCTGTCGTTATCGGCATGGCTACCAGGAACCTGGACACCCGCAACAGGAAAAGAGCAGTTATTTTAGGCGCTCTGGCTGCTATTTTACTGCGGGTGTTTTTCACTTGCATAGCTGCGATCAGTCTGGTACAAGTACCTTTGCTGCAATTGTTCGGCGGCCTGGCGCTACTCTGGATTGCCGTTAAACTCCTGGTGGAAGACGATGTCGAATGTACAGTTGTATCACCCCAAAGGAACTTGTTCAGGGCCGTCAAAACGATCGTCCTGGCCGACATGATCATGTCTTTGGATAATATCCTGGGCGTGGCCGGAGCGTCACACGGAAACCTGTTCCTGTTGCTTCTCGGCCTGCTGTTCAGCATGCCGCTGTTAATGACCGGCAGCCAGATACTGGCCGCACTGATGTCCAGGTTTAGCTGGATCACTTACATCGGCGGTATTGTCATCGCCTGGGTCGCCGGTGAAATGATTTATGGGGAGAGGCTCATAATCAATCTCCTTTTACCAGCTTACTTTTCGATGTTTATACCGGCTTTTTCAGTACTGGCCGTACTGATCATGTCAAAGGCGATTAAATCGCGGTAAGCAATAGCCGCTTACTTTTATCCAACAGATCTTTCTCCCCGGAAGTATATTTCCAGGACCTTGCTGGCTGTTTCCTCCACTGCTTTATTGGTGACGTCTATAACCGTGCAGCCGGTTTTTTTCATGATGCCTTCAGCGTATTCCAGCTCTTTATGAATACGCTCCATACTAATATAATCGGCGCCGGAAGTAATCCCGAGGGTTTTTAAGCGCTCCCGCCGTATTTCGTTTAGTTGTTGAGGCTGGATACTCAACCCAATCAATTTGTGGGGAGGCAAACGGAAAATTTCTTCCGGCGGTGAAACTTCAGGAACCAGGGGGACGTTTGCCGCCATGATCCGCTTTTGCGCCAGGTACATGCAAAGAGGTGACTTTGAGGTGCGGGAAACTCCAATCACCACCAGGTCGGCCCTGGTGATACCCCGCGCGTCCTTTCCGTCGTCACATTTGACGGCAAATTCAATGGCTTCAACCTTACGGTAATATTCTTCGTCTGTTTTACGAATCAGTCCCGGTTCAAGCTTCGGCGGACGATGAATAATTGCTGATATGGCGTCAATCATCGGGGTCATGATATCCAACGTGGGGACGCCGTGTTTTGCCGCTTCCCTGACGAGAACGCCACGCAACTCCGGAAGAACCAGAGTATAAGCAATCAAACTATTGAAGACACTGGCCTCCTCGACAATCTCCGGTATCTCGCCGGGATCGTTAACATAGGGCACCAGGCGAATTTCCACTGCATCCTGATTGAATTGACTGGCAGCCGCACGTGCCACCAGTTCGGCGGTATCACCCACTGAGTCAGATACGGCATATATAACCATTTTCAGATCATTCTCGGCGGAAATAGTAAACTCCTCCTTAATTTCCTTCTCCCAATTCTACAAAAAGCCTTGTAATGTTAGTCTTGCTCAAACGTCCAACCACCTCATAACCGTCGCTCCCGTCCGGCT
The window above is part of the Pelotomaculum isophthalicicum JI genome. Proteins encoded here:
- a CDS encoding pyruvate, water dikinase regulatory protein encodes the protein MVIYAVSDSVGDTAELVARAAASQFNQDAVEIRLVPYVNDPGEIPEIVEEASVFNSLIAYTLVLPELRGVLVREAAKHGVPTLDIMTPMIDAISAIIHRPPKLEPGLIRKTDEEYYRKVEAIEFAVKCDDGKDARGITRADLVVIGVSRTSKSPLCMYLAQKRIMAANVPLVPEVSPPEEIFRLPPHKLIGLSIQPQQLNEIRRERLKTLGITSGADYISMERIHKELEYAEGIMKKTGCTVIDVTNKAVEETASKVLEIYFRGERSVG
- a CDS encoding TerC family protein, coding for MQLFGDLTFIMSLLQIIVIDLVLSGDNAVVIGMATRNLDTRNRKRAVILGALAAILLRVFFTCIAAISLVQVPLLQLFGGLALLWIAVKLLVEDDVECTVVSPQRNLFRAVKTIVLADMIMSLDNILGVAGASHGNLFLLLLGLLFSMPLLMTGSQILAALMSRFSWITYIGGIVIAWVAGEMIYGERLIINLLLPAYFSMFIPAFSVLAVLIMSKAIKSR
- a CDS encoding phosphoenolpyruvate carboxykinase (GTP), with protein sequence MYKNKAVTQWVEEMAKLTKPDKIVWLDGSDEERIRLTQEAVSTGEIKYLNQEKYPGCLFHRTAKNDVARVEHLTFICSRNKEDAGPTNNWMAPEEAYEKAGRIFDGSMRGRTMYVIPYIMGPMGSPFSKVGIELTDSIYVVLNMRIMTTMGKAAMEQLGDSGSFVKGLHSKADLNPERRYIMHFPEDNTIWSVGSGYGGNVLLGKKCFSLRIASNMARHEGWLAEHMLILGVENPQGKVSYVAAAFPSACGKTNLAMLVPPPALKGYKTWTVGDDIAWMRIGEDGRLWAMNPETGFFGVVPGTSSKTNPNALIAASKNTIYTNVLEGPDGTIWWEGLDQEPPAYGIDWKGDPWTPDSGTVGAHPNSRFTAPASQCPSISPEWRNPEGVPITALIFGGRRAKVAPLVYQSFDWQHGVFVGATIASETTAADTGEVGVVRRDPMAMLPFCGYHMGDYWRHWLEMGKRIPCPPKIFHVNWFRTNKQGKFLWPGFGENLRVLNWIISRCEGESEAVKTPIGYIPTVDALNLEGLDLPAGTIESLLSVDREVWKEELNGQLPFLEKIGDKLPKEIMDEHNAVLNRLN